Part of the Zea mays cultivar B73 chromosome 4, Zm-B73-REFERENCE-NAM-5.0, whole genome shotgun sequence genome is shown below.
ACACAGCCCATCCACGTCTCTGGGCCGCGGACGCGGAGGCCATCTTTCTTGTGCGGCAAGAAGGGATGGGGGAGGATAGAAGAGGCCGCCGCGCCGCAaacagagagagaagagaagccgCGGTTCAACGAACGTCGGCGGCCATTCACAGCCGGCCGGCACCTGCCCCCCTGCCCCACGGTTCAACGAAAGTCGGCAGGTTCTTCCCTCCAGGCAAGGCAAGCTTCCTCCTCCTTCATCTTCCCTGCCATGCTGCAAGGTCTATATCGACTGATGCAAGGTTGAAGTCCGCTGCTCACTAGCTGCTGCCTGTTTGGTGGTTCCAGTAAAGGCAGTGGTATGCGGTATGCTATGTTAGGTTGAGCGACCCAGCGAATTTCCCACACATCTGGTTTGCCTTGGTTCTTTCGTTGCGCGACGGGGTGCAAATTCACCGTTATCTTGTAACGATCAATGAATTTCGCAAACCATGAAACGAACGGTATGCTTTTATGCCTAGTCTTAGGTTTTTCGTTTTCTGGTTGTGATCTGCCAACTGCCCAACTTCAGTTCAGACTACTGGTTAGTACTGCTGACATTTTACTCCAAACAGTTTATCCAATTGTTGCTGATTATTGAAAATTTTTGCCCCGGTGAGGCATAATACCGTCCCGTCCACTCTTATACCAGCAGTATTGGTAGTTCTCTAAGATCATAAACCATTTTTACAGACtaacacaagtgttctatgtacactTAATCATCACTCACACACACTTAAGAAGATTTTTCGGCCACTTATCCTAAGATTAATCTGACCAAACACGTTTAATTAAGACAGAGGTTTCTTTCAATACAGACTTCCAAAAATGAAGATATATCTTGGTAGTATGGGTATTCTATCAATCATATTAAACCTTGAGATAGCATATCACAATACACTCTTTAGAAGATTGATGTTCTCATCTTTTAACCCCTAAccccctcttggccacgtctgtatgtctatCATATGTCATGTCATGTAACCACTCTAAAACCACATGTGCCATATGTCATATGTTAGAACCTCTAGCCTACAAACGTTAGCCAAACTGTAAGGATCGGTTCTGATATTATTTGTAACATCTCATCCACTTCTAAACCAGCGACATTTACTCCTGCCAGTTCTATAAGATCATAAATCATTCCTATGtaccaacatgagtcttttgttCGTATTTTGTACTCATTCATGCGTACCCAACAAGAGTCACAAGACTTTCTGGTCAGCCACCCATCATAAGATTGATCTAGAGTCCAAAGGTTCTTTCAAAACTTGCTTTTGAAAAAAATAAACATTGTTAGTATGAATATTCTATCAATTCTATCAAGcaatgggccaggatatcacaccgTCCTTAAGCTATCTTtgctggatagtgtaaaatagGGGGACGTGGAAACGTACATAATATTATTTAACATTGTTTTTAGTGTGAAGTTTAAAATTATGGATAAGATAGGGGACGTGATGGGAGGTCTACTGGAGATGCCTTAATTGTTACTCTCATTT
Proteins encoded:
- the LOC103654177 gene encoding uncharacterized protein, giving the protein MPSSNGFAATAQQRSDTAHPRLWAADAEAIFLVRQEGMGEDRRGRRAANRERREAAVQRTSAAIHSRPAPAPLPHGSTKVGRFFPPGKIIVAPLSTAAENELRRIAT